The nucleotide window GCCTTCGGCGCGCAAAATCTGAGATTGCTTAACGCCTTCGGCTTCGAGAATCGTGGCTCTTTTAAGACGTTCCGCTTTCATCTGCTGGCTCATAGCCTGAGTTATGTCCGCCGGTGGATCAATGCGCTGGAGCTCGACGCGATTGACGCGCACACCCCATTTATCGGTAGCGGTATCGAGAACATCGCGAAGCTGTCCGTTTATGACATCGCGGGATGTCAGCGTCTGATCAAGTTCCATTTCGCCAATGATATTACGCAGGTTAGTCTGCGCCAGCTTGGTAGCCGCCCGAATGTAGTTTCCGATCTCGTAGCGTGATTTGACCGGGTCGGTTACCTGGGCGTAAATAATGGCGTCCACCTCGACGCCGACGTTATCCTTGGTAATCACCATTTGCGAGGGGACATCAAGAACGACCTCCCTCATATCGACTTTAATAATCATGTCAAAAAAAGGAATGATTATGTTAAGCCCTGAGTTGAGCGTCTTTTGAAATTTACCCAGTCGTTCCACCAATCCTTTTTCAAAAGGTCTGATGATGCGAAACGACATTCCGATCAGGATAAAGGCAAAGACAACCAGTACCCCGACAAATATGATAAGTCCTGACATGTTTTCCTCCTTGTCTATAAACTATTCAGCTTTTTCAACGTTTAATTTGGCGCCCTCGTAGGAAATAACCTTTACCCGGGCGTCGGCCGGGATTGTTTTTTCGGCTCTGGCCTGCCAGATTTGTCCGTCGATAACCACTTGTCCGGCGATATCGGAAACTTCTTTTTTGACCATGGCGGTTTGGCCGACATAGGCATCCATGTTGCTTTTGATCGGCGATTCTTTGGTGATTTTATTGGCCAGCGGCCGGGTGAGAGGCAGTAATATCAATGATACGACGGCGAAAACCGCGCCCTGTAAGACGTATGAATCGGTAAATAAGGCCGTGATTCCTCCGGCAATGGCTCCGACAACAAAACAGGCAAAGATAAAGCTCGGCGCGAATATTTCGAAGATAATGAAAGCCAGCGCCGCCGCCAGCCATACCCAGATTACTCTATCCATATCAGCCTCCCGCATCAGGCACGAGCTTTTTTAACTCATGCCGACAGGTCTTGTTTGTGTTTTGTATTGTCTAATATACCGGCAGTGACTGATAATATTCAATTAAAAACAGGCGATTTGCTGTCTTTCGTATGTTGCGATTTCTGTCATTTTTCTATCGATTATCTCATCGCCTTGTTGTATAATTGCTTAAACGCAGAGCAATCAAGCAAAGGCTTTGATATAATATGAGCGGACTATTAGACAGATTAAAAGATTCAAAAGAATCGGTCGAAAAGCTGGCCTTGATCGCCGAATCGTCCCATATGCTCAATTCGACGATTGAATATGAAGACGTCCTCAAGTCGGTTTTGCAGCTTCTGACTCAGGCGGTCAATGCCGAAGGAGCTATGGTGTATCGCTATGACGCCGCCAGCGATGAGTTGAGAGGCCGATTTTATTACGGCGATACCGAACCGCAGCGGATGATTATTAAGATGGGTCAGGGATTTGTCGGATGGGTAGCGCAAAACAACCAACCGGTTCTGTCCAACTGTCCATCTGAGGATAAGCGGTACTATCCGGCCTTTACCAAAAACGAAGATTTTGATCTGACATCAATTATTTGCTATCCCCTGACTTTGCGCGGCGAGTTTTTTGGAGTTATCGAGGCGGTTAACGCTCGCGACGGCAAGTTCGAGCAATCAGATTTGGATACGCTGGAGATTTTGTCCGATCAAATCGCATTGGCGATTAATAATGCTCAGTTGTATCGCTCCGCTGTCCGTAAAGCCCTCGAGAAAAAAACATTATTTGATGTCAGCCGATTACTGATGACGTCGTTGAATCTTGATGAAGTATTGCATAATATTTTAATCGCTTTGAAAAACATCATAGAATATCATGCCGGTGGCGTTTATTTAATCAAGGAAGAATCCCAGGATGTCGAATCAATTTCATCGGTTGGGTATGATGATGTTATAAACGCCGATTTGCATCTGAAAGTAGGACAGGGTATCGTCGGCAACGTCGCCAAAAGCGGACAGGCTGAAATCATATCAGATGTTTCCAAAGATAACCGATATATTAACGCCCGCCCGGAAACGAATTCCGAAATCGTTGTCCCCATCATGCTGGACATGAAACTCGTCGGGGTTTTAAATCTCGAACATAACAATCATGACGCCTTTTCCGATGAAGATAAGGATATCCTGACAACGTTTGCTACTCAGGCGGCAATATCAATCGAGCGGGCCCGTTTGCATAAGTATATGCTTGATCAGAAAAAGATTGAAGAGCAGTTGCATATCGCCCGAACGATTCAAAAAACTTTCCTGCCCGATGAAGTTCCCCGGATTGACAGATATGATTTGTGGGGAACCAATATTCCCTCGGGTGAAGTCGGTGGCGATTATTATGATTTTATTAACATAGTGCAGAATCAGTTCGGTATCACCATCGCGGATGTATCCGGCAAGGGCATCCCCGCCGCTCTCATTATGGCGTCATTTCGAGCTTCACTTATTGCCGAGATTAGAAACAATTACGCTATCCGTACTATTTGCCGCAAAGTAAACAATCTTCTATGTGAATCATTGGAATCGGAAAATTTTGTCACTGCCATCTATGGAGTTTTAGATTCCAAAAATTCAATCTTTACTTTTTCCAATTGCGGTCATAATCCGGGTTTGTTGGTCAGGAAAGACAATTCGGTTGAGGAGCTTTTTGAAGGCGGCCTGATTCTCGGCGTCCGACCCGACGTCCGTTATGAAGAACGTCCGATTTATATCAATGCCGGAGATATCCTGTGCCTGTTTACCGACGGCATCACCGAAGCGGAAAATAAAAAAGGCGAGCAGTTTGAAACCGAGCGGATGGTTGAGATTATAAAAAAACACAGGAAGTTATCGGCATCAGAGATTGGTCATAAGATGCTGTCTGCCGTTCACGGATTCGCCCACCCCGACTTTATAATGGATGATTTGACTGTTATCCTGCTTAAGAGATTGTAAGGGGGAAGCCACTCGAAAAAAGCCGCACTTTTTGGGATGGGTCACCAGTCGTTCCCATCTGACATTTTTCTTTCACAGAGTTACATTGACTGTTTCTCCAACGCTTCCTGAAGGCTTTTGGTTACTGCTTCAAGTCGCTCACTTACTTTAATGGATAATTCAGACTCTTTACGCATTACCTTATTGAGGATCGATACTTGATTAAGGAAGCTCAAGTATGATACTTGAATCTGAACCAACCGCTGAGCACTCTTACCTATTGACCTAAGAGGATTAACTATAAGCGATGTTATGATGCCCGCTATCCCAAATCCACCAAAAACTGCTGGTTCCCAACCAGGTTTTAGAATAGCGATTATAAATGACCCCAAAACGAGTATGGCTCCACAAGCAAGGATTGTCTTATTTATGTTGGCTGTTTTTTCCAATGCCGCAGAGGCTTTTTGTATCGTTTGTTTAACCAAGATTTGAACGTCCCCTGATTCAAGTCCTGGGACAATTTGATTCGGCGCAGTATCCAGTTCTCTCACTTCTAGTGCATCAATTGCCATTTGGACTATTTTTTCTACGTCCTCTTTTGTTTTTCCATTATGCGGGACGTAATTTGGACTTAAATCATGAGCCACAATATTTTGCAAATCTCGCAATCGGACCCGTGCCTTACGGGATAACCAATATGACGCAAGTTTATTGGCCATAGAATTAGCCAACTGAATGAATTTATCTGCGGCGGTATCGTATGGAAGTTTATAATAATGGTCAAGAAAGCGCCATTTCCATGAGGTGGGTACATTCGGCATTTCATGCAATTGCTCGCGAGTACCCAGTAGGCAAATCGGTACCTCAGGCAGGCGATCACGGATGTTCTCGATTAATTTCACGCTATCTGGTGTATTTAGGTCAAATATGTCAATTATTAGTGCATTGGTTTTTTCATTAAGTACTTGTTTAAGAGTAGAGTCAAGACTATTCGTTAGCATAACTTCTGCAATAAATTCATGTTTTAGTAATATATCTTTTAATGCACCAACAATAGTCCCATTTGTACTCGCAATTGCTATGCTTATTATCGTTTTTCTGTCCATTATAGATCCTCCAAGACCATTTGTACATAATCCCTCTATGGGTTTGGTTATTATTCTCTGATCGATTGCGTAGTAATCGCAATCTGCCGTAACAGGAAAAATTTACAGCACGATCAGTATTTGACTTATCATAATGTTTAAGACGCACAACACAAATATTAATAAGAATATCTATCAAAGTCAAACACTATTTGCGGAAACCCACCCCAAAAAAGCTTCGCTTTTCTGGGATGGATCATCACATTTTGTAGCATATTATTAACCGAGAACTCACTTGACAAATTGCGAAATTAGGCGATATTTAAGTTAGATAGTCTTAGAAATACTTATCCGTAAACGGAGGTATCTATGTTCAGAAAAATCCTTTCATTAATATTTATTATAGCCTTTGCCGCAGTTTGGTATGGTTGCGGCGGCGATGATGACAACGGCGTTGGGCCGACGCCCCCTCCTCCGCCTCCGCGTTTGGTCGTGGAAGCTCATCAGAGTCCGGGCCTGAATTCGGTCGATCATGCCGTCTGGAATTCGATTGAAGCAGTTGATGTTTCCGTGGGTGATTCATCCAAATATAACGCCGGAGTGAGTTTTACCAATAATTTAACCGCCAGCATGAAGGCCTTGACTGCCAATGATTCCATTTTTGTCAGAGTTGAGTGGAATGATAATTCCGAGGATAACCAATTCGGGCAGTTACAGGCTCGCTGGCTAAACAATACAATTAACTGGGAAGAAATAGACACTACTCTGTTTGCAAATGAAGATCGATTTTATGTAATTATTGACAACGGGGGACCCAACGGCGCTGATTGTTCGGCCTTATGCCACAGTACGGCCAACGCTTCCGGCAGAAAGCTCTACGGCGCAACTGGTGATGACGCTGATGTGTGGCACTGGAAAGCAAACCGAACGGGACTGGCCAGTTATGCTGAAGATATGCATATTACAACTACTACGACTGCAACAGATCCTCAAGCATCAACGGGCGGAGAGTTATACTATAGGAATTTCGGAGCATTTCCCAGCCCCCGGCCACTTTATATGCATCCAGATTCCACAGATTATACCGGGCCGGATCTTCTGGAAGGAATATATATAGGCTATATACACAGCCATAGCTGGGCGAGTGTTACCGATTCGAATGGAGTAAAAATGCCCGGTTTTTATTTAAATCATCTTTCCGGCGCTAACGGTTCTCGCTGGGATGTTCGTGCGGTTTCGGAACATGACGGTTTGGGATGGACGGTTGTTTTCGCTCGTCAGCTTACCACAGCGGACGCCGATGACGTCGATTTGAGTTTCTCAATCCCGGATTCGCTGCAGATTTCAATCGCGATCGGCAACAATTCGGGCATGAAACATCATGGGGCGCCGCCGTTTTATATGGTATTTGAATAAGAATATTCGATGATAAAAGCCAAAAAACCCGCTCCTGGCGGGTTTTTTTAATCGTTGTAAGTTAAACAACTACAGGACATAATCTCCAGTATTTTATGTAATACCTATATTTAGGCCATAAAGTACTTGACAATTTTTGACATTTTATTTTATTGAGAATGGAAGTTTGTCGCCATCCCACAGGTTCTCCTATGGGGACCTTCCCCCTCTGTCCCTACAGAACCCTTGGCCGGCAAGCTTCCATTTTTTTGTTAATATTGAATTCGGATAATTATGTCAACAAAAAAGACGCCGATTTTTTATATTTGGATGTTTTTTTGGCTATTCGCCGTCTCTGACATTGAAGCTATAGATTTTCCAGATATCGTTTATTTTGCGCAGGCCGAATTTGGTCAGGTATTGAGTATTAGTAGTCGGATTAATAAATGAAACCTCGACTGTGGCGCTGTCGCCGAAATCCTCGGCGTTATTGACAATCCGCTGCATGGAAAACCACCGCTGCTTGGTGAGCCCCCCATCCATCAAGTCGTCAATTATCTCCGTCGGGAATTTGAAGTTCCGCGCGGTATCACCGGAGAGGGCGTAATCGGCGGATTGGGGCTTCATCATTCGCTCGAAATCAATATAATGGGCCAACGCCGTGTCATCATTCTCTTCCATAGCTCCAAAGAACTTGATAACGACTTTTCTCGGATCCTGATCGGTATTAGGCTTTGAAGAACATCCGCCCAAAGCCAGAATCCCGATTAAAAATAAAGCCAGCAAATTTTTGTACATCTTAAAAGCCCCCTGTAAATGTTACCCGATGACTTGATCCCAGATCAAGATAAGGCATAAAGGCATAAGAAATTTGAAGTTGTTTGTAATCGAGCCCGAAGCCAAACGCGAATCCTCCCAGCCCATCTCTGTCGGAACCGGTTTTATAATTCTGACCAAAGGTCGAATACCCCAGCCTCAGATATAAAGGCTCCAGTTTATAGAATTCCAAACCGGCGCTGATATACAAGTCATTGTCATTGGGATAAACTCCGTTTAATGAAACTATAACGGGGAGTTCGCGAAGCGAATGAGACACTCCGGCGCGGACGCCCGTCGGTAATTTGTCTTTGTGTGAGTAATCCGAAGCGGCTGAAAATCCGGAAAGAACTCCGCCGAAATTATATACCGAGACACCGGCGTTAGTTAGAGAATCTCCGAAAAAATTCGTCAACATCAGTCCAAAATCAACCGCAATCGCCTGAGATGAATAGCCGTCAGCCGATTCGGAAATAAATTTCGCGTTGATGCCCGCCGAGAGAAATGAACCAATAAATCGCGAATAGTTGGCGCCGATTAAGAAATCTCCTCCGGAGAATGTCGGATCGGCGTTATCAACTACGCCATTGACGTCGGTTCGTATAAATTCGCCAAAATTCATGTAGGAAATAAACAGGCCGATATTTCCATAGGTCTTGAAAGGCATGGTCGCGGCCACGAATCCGGATTGAACATCGAGGACATAATTATGATAACCGGCTAAAAACTGGCGACCGTCAAGGTGGGCGGTTCCGGCCGGATTATAATAGATTATCGAAGGATCGCCCGCTATGGAAACAAAGGCTCCGCCCAGAGAAACCGCCCGGGCGCCAACTCCCTGTTTCAAAAACGAGAATCCAGTGGTCCCCGCGTTTTTGTTTATGTCTCCGGCATTGATCGGGATATTTGACATCATTAGTACAGCGAAGATTATTATCAAAACGGCGGTTTTTCTACTCATACGGTCAAAGAAATTATTCATAGTAACTCATTTCGTGTAGATGCCTGCGGCATCAAATTCAAAATTAAATCGGCCAGTCTATTATACACAATTCAAACTCAAATCTCACCAGCTTTTAGTCGTTTTATCCAAAATATCTGCCGTCAGAAGAGAAATTACGCGATCCTGCCCTTCGCCCTCTTCGGTTTCGGTATTGGCATCATAGACGCCTTCAGCATAAAAAGTCTCTTCCCAGATAATATCCTCGGTATTGGCTTTGGCGATCTTAACTCTCAGCGAGACTTTAACGGCATATTTGGTAACATTATCCTGCTGGTCGAAAGTATGCGGATCGCGGCGATAGCTGATAACCGTTCCGTTTAATACCGCTTCGGCTTTATCGGACTCTTTTACCTGAACGGTGTTATCCAGCACAAAAGCATCAATAACGGCGTCGGTCAACCGGTCGCCCATTTCGTATTGAATGGTATTATTTTCGAACTGGGCGACATATACCGATTGAAAAGCGGATTTGCCCGAAGGCGAAAACGAATACGGTCCACATCCGGAAACGATTATCAAAATCAGTAATGCCTGTACGACTAAACGCTTCATTTTTCGATTATGACTTTCCCGTTTTTAATAACTGTATCCACCAGATTAACGCCGTAATGATATGGCAGTTCCCGATAATCTTCCATATCCCAGATGACGATATCGGCCGGTAGATTTTTTTCCAAACGCCCGAGACGTTCGCCCTGACCGATCGCGCAGGCGGCATTGACGGTCACCGCCGAGAGAGATTCAGCAGCGGTCATTTTCAGTTTTACGGCAGCCAGTGATATTATCATCGGTAATGATTCGGTCATTGATGAACCGGGATTGCAGTCGGTCGAGAGCGCAACGATAACTCCTTTTTCAATCATTTCCCGGGCCGGAGCCGATTCTTTTAGGTCAAGCGCGAATGCGGTTCCGGGAAGAAGCACCGCGACGGTATCCGAATTGGCCAGTTGCCTGATTCCCGCTTTTGAAATGCATCCGAGATGGTCGGCCGAAACCGCGTCTAATTCAACCGCCAGTTCTGCGCCTCCGGTCGATTTGATTTCATCGGCGTGCAGTTTCGGTTTCATTCCGGCTTGTCTGGCAGCCATCAGAATTTTGCGTGATTCATCGACGGTAAAGACACCTTCCTCGCAGAAAACATCACAGAACAACGCCAGGTTTTGTTCGGCCACGGCCGGAATCATTTCATTTATGACCAGATCAACATAAGCGTCTCGGTTATCCCGGTATTCATCCGGTATTTCATGCGCTCCGAGAAAAGTCGGATATAGATCCATCGATTCCTGCTCATTGAGCTTTTGAATCGCTTCCAGCATTTTAATTTCGGATTTGGTCGAGAGACCATATCCGGACTTGGCTTCCATTGATGTTACGCCGTAAGACATCAGAGTATCGATGGTTTTGCGGGTCCGCTCCATTAGAGATTTTTCGTCGGCTTCCCTCAGACACCGAACCGATGCGCGAATACCTCCTCCGGCCCGGGCTATTTCCATGTACGATTTTCCGGAGAGGCGCATTTCGAATTCAAGTTCACGGGTTCCGGCAAAAACCGGATGGGTATGGGGATCAATCAGACCGGGAGTGACAACCTTGTTTTCCGCGGAAATAACAACACAGTTTTCGGCTGGGTCAATTTTCCCGCTTTTTTTATCGCCCGAGCCGATGGCCGTAACCGTTTCACCGGAAACGGCGACGAATCCGTTTTCAATCAAACCGATTTCCGACATAGCCGTGCCGCGACGCGGTACGGAACCGCGCATACTGATCAGTTGCCCGATGTCTTCTATCAGGAGAGTCGTTTTTTTCTGATTATTGGTATTAGCCATTTTCTATTTAATCATGGGAAGTTTAATGCTGTTAGCCCTGGCAAATTTCGATGCCTCTTTATAACCGGCGTCTGCGTGGCGCATTATTCCCGTGCCCGGATCATTAGTCAGA belongs to Candidatus Zixiibacteriota bacterium and includes:
- the hutI gene encoding imidazolonepropionase; this translates as MANTNNQKKTTLLIEDIGQLISMRGSVPRRGTAMSEIGLIENGFVAVSGETVTAIGSGDKKSGKIDPAENCVVISAENKVVTPGLIDPHTHPVFAGTRELEFEMRLSGKSYMEIARAGGGIRASVRCLREADEKSLMERTRKTIDTLMSYGVTSMEAKSGYGLSTKSEIKMLEAIQKLNEQESMDLYPTFLGAHEIPDEYRDNRDAYVDLVINEMIPAVAEQNLALFCDVFCEEGVFTVDESRKILMAARQAGMKPKLHADEIKSTGGAELAVELDAVSADHLGCISKAGIRQLANSDTVAVLLPGTAFALDLKESAPAREMIEKGVIVALSTDCNPGSSMTESLPMIISLAAVKLKMTAAESLSAVTVNAACAIGQGERLGRLEKNLPADIVIWDMEDYRELPYHYGVNLVDTVIKNGKVIIEK
- a CDS encoding PorV/PorQ family protein, producing MNNFFDRMSRKTAVLIIIFAVLMMSNIPINAGDINKNAGTTGFSFLKQGVGARAVSLGGAFVSIAGDPSIIYYNPAGTAHLDGRQFLAGYHNYVLDVQSGFVAATMPFKTYGNIGLFISYMNFGEFIRTDVNGVVDNADPTFSGGDFLIGANYSRFIGSFLSAGINAKFISESADGYSSQAIAVDFGLMLTNFFGDSLTNAGVSVYNFGGVLSGFSAASDYSHKDKLPTGVRAGVSHSLRELPVIVSLNGVYPNDNDLYISAGLEFYKLEPLYLRLGYSTFGQNYKTGSDRDGLGGFAFGFGLDYKQLQISYAFMPYLDLGSSHRVTFTGGF
- a CDS encoding SPFH domain-containing protein, translating into MSGLIIFVGVLVVFAFILIGMSFRIIRPFEKGLVERLGKFQKTLNSGLNIIIPFFDMIIKVDMREVVLDVPSQMVITKDNVGVEVDAIIYAQVTDPVKSRYEIGNYIRAATKLAQTNLRNIIGEMELDQTLTSRDVINGQLRDVLDTATDKWGVRVNRVELQRIDPPADITQAMSQQMKAERLKRATILEAEGVKQSQILRAEGEKQATILEAEGQAEAIKRVADADKYKEIALAEGEAKAIVNVFSAIHDGKATEDVVTIKYLEALAKIADGKASKVFLPIEASGVLGALGTAFETIAGKGNKDIAPTAENSGQA
- a CDS encoding GAF domain-containing SpoIIE family protein phosphatase translates to MSGLLDRLKDSKESVEKLALIAESSHMLNSTIEYEDVLKSVLQLLTQAVNAEGAMVYRYDAASDELRGRFYYGDTEPQRMIIKMGQGFVGWVAQNNQPVLSNCPSEDKRYYPAFTKNEDFDLTSIICYPLTLRGEFFGVIEAVNARDGKFEQSDLDTLEILSDQIALAINNAQLYRSAVRKALEKKTLFDVSRLLMTSLNLDEVLHNILIALKNIIEYHAGGVYLIKEESQDVESISSVGYDDVINADLHLKVGQGIVGNVAKSGQAEIISDVSKDNRYINARPETNSEIVVPIMLDMKLVGVLNLEHNNHDAFSDEDKDILTTFATQAAISIERARLHKYMLDQKKIEEQLHIARTIQKTFLPDEVPRIDRYDLWGTNIPSGEVGGDYYDFINIVQNQFGITIADVSGKGIPAALIMASFRASLIAEIRNNYAIRTICRKVNNLLCESLESENFVTAIYGVLDSKNSIFTFSNCGHNPGLLVRKDNSVEELFEGGLILGVRPDVRYEERPIYINAGDILCLFTDGITEAENKKGEQFETERMVEIIKKHRKLSASEIGHKMLSAVHGFAHPDFIMDDLTVILLKRL
- a CDS encoding NfeD family protein → MDRVIWVWLAAALAFIIFEIFAPSFIFACFVVGAIAGGITALFTDSYVLQGAVFAVVSLILLPLTRPLANKITKESPIKSNMDAYVGQTAMVKKEVSDIAGQVVIDGQIWQARAEKTIPADARVKVISYEGAKLNVEKAE
- a CDS encoding LptE family protein, yielding MKRLVVQALLILIIVSGCGPYSFSPSGKSAFQSVYVAQFENNTIQYEMGDRLTDAVIDAFVLDNTVQVKESDKAEAVLNGTVISYRRDPHTFDQQDNVTKYAVKVSLRVKIAKANTEDIIWEETFYAEGVYDANTETEEGEGQDRVISLLTADILDKTTKSW
- a CDS encoding ethylbenzene dehydrogenase-related protein; the encoded protein is MFRKILSLIFIIAFAAVWYGCGGDDDNGVGPTPPPPPPRLVVEAHQSPGLNSVDHAVWNSIEAVDVSVGDSSKYNAGVSFTNNLTASMKALTANDSIFVRVEWNDNSEDNQFGQLQARWLNNTINWEEIDTTLFANEDRFYVIIDNGGPNGADCSALCHSTANASGRKLYGATGDDADVWHWKANRTGLASYAEDMHITTTTTATDPQASTGGELYYRNFGAFPSPRPLYMHPDSTDYTGPDLLEGIYIGYIHSHSWASVTDSNGVKMPGFYLNHLSGANGSRWDVRAVSEHDGLGWTVVFARQLTTADADDVDLSFSIPDSLQISIAIGNNSGMKHHGAPPFYMVFE